Proteins from a genomic interval of Fusarium oxysporum Fo47 chromosome I, complete sequence:
- a CDS encoding P-loop containing nucleoside triphosphate hydrolase protein — protein MASSHQYHTSYFDTNEQIRRQQRTRSSEGTVSTTMSSSTGRESAATHVTEAPTFSKKIVVVGDGGCGKTCLLISYSQGYFPEKYVPTVFENYITYPIHSATGKTVELALWDTAGQEEYDRLRPLSYPETDLIFVCFAIDCPNSLDNVLDKWYPEVLHFCPYTPLVLVGLKSDLRYKKTCIDMLKTQGLTPVTTEQGMAVAKKMNAQYMECSSKEMSGVDEIFEQAINTVVANDRKTIEAAAASGSSKESKSSTPGVGQIKRKKRRCPIL, from the exons ATGGCATCATCGCATCAGTATCATACTTCGTACTTTGACACCAACGAGCAGATCCGTCGTCAACAGCGCACGCGCTCCAGTGAGGGTACGGTCAGCACCACTATGAGCTCGTCGACGGGCCGCGAGTCGGCAGCGACTCACGTCACAGAAGCGCCCACCTTTTCCAAGAAGATTGTTGTTGTCGGAGATGGTGGTTGCGGCAAGACCTGCTTGCTCATTAGCTATAGCCAAGGTTACTTCCCAGAG AAATATGTGCCTACTGTCTTTGAAAACTACATCACCTATCCTATCCACTCAGCCACTGGTAAGACTGTGGAACTTGCATTGTGGGATACAGCCGGCCAAGAGGAATATGACCGTCTCCGACCGCTTTCATACCCTGAGACCGACTTGATCTTTGTATGCTTTGCTATCGACTGTCCGAACTCGCTAGACAACGTCCTTGATAAG TGGTACCCCGAGGTTCTACACTTCTGCCCATACACTCCTCTGGTTCTTGTGGGTCTCAAGTCAGATCTTCGCTACAAGAAGACTTGCATTGATATGCTTAAGACGCAAGGCCTTACTCCAGTCACTACGGAGCAAGGCATGGCCGTTGCTAAGAAGATGAACGCGCAGTACATGGAGTGCAGTAGCAAGGAAATGTCAGGCGTCGACGAGATTTTTGAGCAGGCTATCAACACTGTCGTCGCTAATGACCGGAAAACCATCGAAGCGGCAGCAGCCTCAGGTTCTTCCAAAGAGAGCAAGTCATCAACACCTGGGGTGGGACAGATtaagaggaagaagagaaggtgTCCAATCCTCTAA
- a CDS encoding GrpE-domain-containing protein — protein MFRQAIATSSRALRAAPKVAVPRLFIQSQFQAAPAFALRSVQPAVSRWYSDAKETEAKPAEEAKTEEKPAEGEKESDPLAELKKELAAKENEVKDWKDKCMRTVADFRNLQERTTREVKAAKDFAIQKFAKDLVDSVDNLDRALGMVPKDKLNAPDRPEGLEDLANLYEGLKMTEDILMNTLKKHGLERLNPEGEKFNPNEQEATFMTPQPDKEDGTVFFVQQKGFKLNGRVLRAAKVGVVKNK, from the exons ATGTTCCGCCAGGCCATTGCTACCTCATCCCGCGCTCTGCGAGCTGCTCCCAAGGTCGCCGTCCCCCGACTTTTCATTCAGTCGCAATTCCAGGCTGCGCCCGCCTTTGCTCTTAGATCCGTTCAGCCCGCCGTGTCGAGATGGTACAGTGACGCTAAGGAGACTGAGGCCAAGCCTGCTGAGGAGGCCAAAACGGAGGAAAAGCCCGCTGAGGGCGAGAAAGAGAGCGATCCTCTcgctgagctcaagaaggagcttgcAGCCAAGGAGAACGAGGTTAAGGACTGGAAG GATAAGTGTATGCGCACCGTCGCCGATTTCCGCAATCTCCAAGAGCGCACTACACGTGAGGTCAAGGCCGCCAAAGATTTTGCCATCCAAAAATTCGCCAAGGATCTCGTCGACAGCGTCGACAACCTCGACCGCGCCCTTGGAATGGTTCCCAAGGATAAGCTCAACGCCCCAGACCGACCTGAGGGCCTCGAGGATCTCGCCAACCTGTATGAGGGTCTCAAGATGACCGAAGATATCCTCATGAACACCCTCAAGAAGCATGGTCTCGAGCGACTCAATCCCGAGGGCGAGAAGTTCAACCCCAACGAGCAGGAGGCCACTTTTATGACTCCCCAGCCCGATAAGGAAGACGGCACTGTTTTCTTCGTTCAACAGAAGGGCTTCAAGCTTAACGGCCGGGTGCTGCGCGCCGCCAAGGTCGGTGTTGTCAAGAACAAATAA